The DNA sequence CCATAATTATATAAATTTTAATTATTGAGACAAATATAGATTAAGAAACAATACGACGCAAGTGTTTGATAGTCAATGACTTATATTTGCGCTAACTTGCTTTTATTCTCATTTCTTTTCCTTGAATTTCTTGATATTTCCTCTGAAAACAGGCGGTTTCGTTCCTTGTCTTTGTCTTGCTGTTTTTGGCCTCAGATTGCACCGATTGCCCACAACTTTCTGCCGGCGTCCTGGCAAGTCGATCATTGTCTTTACCTGTCTTAGACTATCCGCTCATTTCCATTAAAGGGTTTAAATATCCGCCAATGTCACTCTTTGTCCGCTAAAGTCTGTTACAAAAAAAGTTTTGGTTCGGAATTCTTGCCAACCTCTTGCCGACTGTTTCCGAAAAACGAGGTTTTTGGAAAGAAATGTCGAAGGAGAGTGGGAGGAGGTTGCTCGGATTTATAGCAACAACGCCACCGATAAATCGCCGTGCAACAGCAGTGATCTCGGCTTGCTCACTATCCTTTAACACGAAACCGTACTTGCGAAAGTGGCGTTTTTTTTATGGATAACCAGCATTATCAAAGGTTTAAATAAAAACTTTGAGAAATTAAAAGCGTATTTCAGAAGAAGGTTGATCATCAAAAAACAATAGATCAATCAACTTTGTCAAAGTTCTTTCTTCCTGAATTTTAAAAAAGTATTTTTGCAAACTTTAAGACGATAATAGAAATTTCATCTTCACATCTGCCTGAAACAAAGAAAAATGATAAAAACCTCTGCACTCAACAAATCCGTCAATCTCTTATTTGTAGCCCTCTTGAGTATCGCCTTATATTCCTGTTCCGCAAACAGAGGCAACGCCAACGCTTCCTATCAATCTACCACCGTTTCTTATTACGCAAAAAAATATAATGGTAAAAAAACGGCCAGCGGAGAGGTTTACAGGCCTACTAAAATGACCGCCGCCCACAAAACATTGTCTTTCGGCACCAAAGTGGAAATCATCAATATCGAAAATTCAAAAAAAGTAATTGTTACGATCAATGACCGGGGTCCACTAAAAGCAGGCAGGGCATTCGATCTTAGTCAGGGTGCATTCAAAAAAATAGGGAATCTGAACGATGGTATTCTAAAGGTGAAGTATAAAGTACGTAAGTAAAGGTTAGATTTTAACAAAGTTGAAATAGCTTGTTACTTGTGATCATTACTTGTCTTTAAAATGGAATTCTACTTGCGAAAGTGGAGTTTTTTTGTGGAAGTATTATTGGCCTGTTTGGCTATCGAGAAATAAATAGAAGTCACTGTTAATACTACGACGTATTTTGGCATTGTTGCTCTTTACCTTTACTTCAAACTAAGAATCTAAAATCAGCCATATTTTACCTTCTGACAAATATTGTTTTTTCGCAAAACCTGAACTGTCTGATGAAATAAGATGGAGTTATGAACTCGTGTAAACTATACAAAATGGAAAGGAAGTCAACCTCATAATTGAACTCAATTTTGAACTTTTTTTACAATTATTATTCAGTAAGAACT is a window from the Kaistella flava (ex Peng et al. 2021) genome containing:
- a CDS encoding septal ring lytic transglycosylase RlpA family protein, giving the protein MIKTSALNKSVNLLFVALLSIALYSCSANRGNANASYQSTTVSYYAKKYNGKKTASGEVYRPTKMTAAHKTLSFGTKVEIINIENSKKVIVTINDRGPLKAGRAFDLSQGAFKKIGNLNDGILKVKYKVRK